Part of the Lotus japonicus ecotype B-129 chromosome 6, LjGifu_v1.2 genome, ATGTTACAGGGTCATCATATGGAGTTCCCTGATCAACTTGTAATCGAGTTGAAGAAAGGCAAGGAGTAGAAGTAGGTTCTGCAGCTACTAAACAACTATCTTCAAGAAGCTCAAACACATACTTTCTCTTATTAAGCTAGATACTAGTAGATATTGTGAAATTTCAAGGCCTAGGAAAAACCTTAAGGGCCCAAGATCTTTAATTTAGAACTGAGAATTTATAAAACTCTTAACAGGAGTGATCTCTTGCATATGTTCTCAACCAAAATAATATCAACAACATGCATTAGTAAAAGAGTAAATCTAGAGGCAGTGAAAGTTGTGAATGGAATTTCATCCATAAACCATAATAATCAAAGCTACAACAACTACTCCACCACCAGAAAGAAACTTCTGAGGAGAAAAAAAAGGGATCAAAAGAACACCCAATTTCTTACTTGAAGTAAATAAACAACACCGAATTTAcatatttattctcttttaaaTCTCTCTCACCCGCACACACGTATatacatatgcatattcaggcAGATACGTGATATTTCATATCTATTAATACTAAACTAGTGGAAAACACCTGCGACACACAACCACCAAACATATATTGTCTTTTTACAAGCTTTTCAGTTTGAGGCGGtctaaaacagtcacaaatgTGTTTGTTCCAGGCCCCATTAGTTGTTTACGTACCACCAATGTTTCATATCTAGCTATCACACATGTGAGTCCTGCTGAACACCTGTAGCCTTCACTAGCTCATGTTCTCCTTGATATACTTCCAATTGTTCTGATAATGCAGACTTGCCAATAATCTCATGGTGGTAGGACTTGCAAACAAAATAGAGCACAGTTTGAATCACAAGCATCAAAAGCAACAAATGACACAACAGAAGGAGACACAAAACCCCGGATGCTATTTTCCACACCAAGCCCACATGGAACAGCCTCAAAAGCACCATGGAGAACAAAAACTGtatcaaaaagaagaaaacactAAGCATAAAAGTGATGATCAAGGACAAACCCTTCTTCCCCTTTATCAACTCATTGCTCTTCATCATGGCTTTGATTCCTGAAGAATCTTCTAACATGCTCACAACATTAGCTAGTTGCCAAACCGCGGCCAAATAGATAAACCCAACGATATATAAGATCCCTATGACCAACAAAGTTGCCATCCCATATATATTTTCTCCAATTGTAAGTGCCCATATGAATAAAACTATCCCTGCCACCACATTGTAAATAAAAAAAGCCGCGAAGGTGCACAAGAAAGTTATCACAAGCCTCTTCCAAACCTTCGCCACGGCACCCATGGCCTTTTTTAAGGTTACCTCTCTGGAAGTATAGATGGAAGCGATGGTATGAACCACCGCGGAGGTGGAGACGagggagaagatgaggaagaaaaCAAAGTAAATGAGTTTGAAGATAATGAAGGAGGCCCATTCTATGGAGATCGTGTTAATAAGCCTTTTTTGGTGGGGTGTTCCAAACTTGGTTCTGGATATTCTCTCTGAGTAAAATAAAATGCCACCGAACATGACTTGCGATACTTCCATGTTAATCAGGAAGATGAGAGATAGAGGGAGGATTAGAGTTAAGGTAATCAGGCTAAAGATCTTCCTCCATGAAAACATGATCATGTAGGATTCTTTGAAGACACCAAAGAACCCAAGAAACTGCATTTTTTCTTGGTCTCTCTCCATGGTTTTGTCTATGGATTAGAGAAGATGGATAAAGGTAAGGTTTTGGGTTAGAAGTCACTAGGAGAAAGGTGGCTATATATATAGTAATTTGGCGAAGGTAAGGGATATGACATACGTtgttcaaataattttttaattaaataaatattgttGTTGTCTTTATAtcttctttaattttaattctctaATCAATACTTTAATTAATGCACTTGTTTGTACTCTCAGAATTATCGATCGAGCTGATTCATTCTTCAATGAAACAAGACCTTTATCATGTCTGGTTTccgttttattttaaaaaattatggtTCACACTAATGTATACCACCAGGAAACGCACCCCTGAGACTTCAAATTTTGTATATTTAATTGATAGAGGTTCCGAGCCCcttataaaaacaaaatggcATGTAGGCAAACACAATTAAGTAACAAAAAGAAAGGGCCAATTCTAAGCACAGTATCACTATGCTCAATGTGAAGGTCTTGTCCTTGATGAAATCGAAGATAATGGTAACCAGTGATTAAGTTGATGTCCATATCTAGGATGATCACTCCGAACCGCGAATCcaataaaagaaattaaacaaACACTAATTGATAAAGGGAAACAGAACTTAGAAGTAAGAAAATGACATCAAGAAAAGAAATAGAACCAACACAAATTGATCAAAGGAAACACAAATTAGAGCCACTAGACCTGGGTGATAAGAAATCATTAGTGAAGTTTCAATGTTgattgaaaaaaacaaaaaatataaatctTTAACACCTTGTCAAAAGAACAAGAAATTTCTGGATGTGCAAAAGAACTGAGAAGACTTGTTATGGTTCTGTTCTAGAACTTTTATACCcataaagaaaatgaagaatctCATTCAGTTGCTTTAGGAATTATGAAATGCAAACTCAATGTGAGTCATGTTCAGACAAGTGAAAAAGAATGGAAAAGAGAAGGGGATAAGATGCGCAGTCCAATTAGGGAGGTGGTTTCTAGAAATTGAATGACCAATGAAGAGTCAAAAACTAACTCTCTAATATCTTAAAGATTTGAAATTGAATAGGCAATAGCTCATAAAAAAATCATCTACTAGTAAACTAATAGTAATAGTTTATGTAACAAAAGATCAGAAAAGAGTTAATGGCAACCAAAAGCAGAGTATAAGAAAAAAACAAGGCCAGAACATGCTTATGTAATAATTATCTTCCTGTGACCTACAAAGCAACGAAACACACAATCAAAATTCCTTACTCTAATTGGAAACAAAGTAAAATGATGTCTAAAGCACCACCCATGCATGCGTCTAAATGTTTGGGTTAAGTATAACAGAGCAAAAGCTTAAAAGGTTAATCTGAGAACCtgcaaataaaattaaacactAACCTTTAACTTTTACATAATATAATACTGCCACCATTTTGAAATTGTTCACGTTTAAGGTTAGTGTAAGATGACTATTAAGTAATTTTCTATTGATTAAACTTGATCTAAAATATTCCCATTTAATCAAATTAACCTTTTAAGCTTAAAAGGTTTGGATTAAGTTGTTCCTCACATCATCTTCTTTTCTCAACTTTCACAACCACCTAAGAACAAGAAAACATCCTGTGAAACCACAAAAATCTCAGCAAGGGTACAGGTGCAGGGACATTGAACAACATAACCTTTCTTTGGTGGCCACAATATCCTCCGGGTGGCAATCAAGATTACACCTTATAAGTTTAATAGGATTTAAACTGCTACTGATCAAAAGTAAAGATTAATCAAGATGAGATTGTTAAATATGATTTCTTACTGAGGAGCAAATACCTGGTAATTTCTAATAGGGAAAGGTCACATTGAAATTTCTCAGGATAGAGAAATAACACAGATTATCATGCAGCAACCAGCATGTAATAAATAAATTGCACTCTCAACTCAATTTGAAGCAATCATGTATTGTGGTTTGAGTATATAACTCTTCGTTACCACCTACCAATTGATGATGGAAAGCAGCCTCAGTCAAGCCAAGGCAAGAAGCATCAAAACAGAATCAAATGTCCCCTATGCACATCCCTAATTCCTTCTATGTAGCCGACGTGTTGTACCGCTAATTCCTTCCTTCTACGGAGTTGTCGAGTTGTCTGTTCTAGTGTTCTACCTTGGGCTTGCCTCTTCTACCGATCTGTATGTATAAAAAACATTTCATATTAAACAAACTTTATAGAGTTATTTTTCCCACCTTAAACTTTCCTGTTAGCAGTCTAAAAACCATCAATATTGTCTTACAAAATAAGAAAGAGAATGAACTCAGTAATAGACACTTTACCACTTCTAATGCAGTTAGCGCAACTGGACCTTGGACCTGCTTCTTCCGCACTGCGCCGTCGTAGCCTCCTTGCTTGCTCAGTCACAGAAAACGCCACCTCGAATAGGAATAGGAATTTTCGTATATTTTTGGTCTTTCTTTCTTGGGCCTTTAACTGATAGTTTTATGTTTGTAAGAACTTGGACCTCCTTTTGGTTTCTGGTGAATATgggtaaaaaaaaagagatcaactaaatggttaatctttcaaaaaacaaaaaaacatggttaagatgaaattaaatgaaattctAAATTCATTGGGATTTGGGATAGACTAAATTCACAAGGAGCATAAAATATTTCCTAATTTAATCTATTACGCACAGCAAACTCTTAAAATCCCCTCCTAACTGACATAGAGCAGGAAAAATTCTTTTCCGTTGCAGAAAACCAGCTCCAAGATTTCCACTAAATCATCTTTGTTGCCTGTTCAATATCCTACACTTCATCTCGAAAATGTTGAAGTAACAATTGTGAATGAAATAGTCACATTGGATATGTAAGCAAGAGTTAAAGAGTTTATAAGTGGAATGACTCATTCACCCATTggcttaaggttttgggttaagatgtggtgtccaagatctcctagGTGTCTCCCCTTGGCCTTAACCCATGGTCATCGCTGTGACTCTCCCCAaaaagtggtatcagagccgatggttcgtgggaccataaTAGCGGC contains:
- the LOC130721875 gene encoding uncharacterized protein LOC130721875; translation: MERDQEKMQFLGFFGVFKESYMIMFSWRKIFSLITLTLILPLSLIFLINMEVSQVMFGGILFYSERISRTKFGTPHQKRLINTISIEWASFIIFKLIYFVFFLIFSLVSTSAVVHTIASIYTSREVTLKKAMGAVAKVWKRLVITFLCTFAAFFIYNVVAGIVLFIWALTIGENIYGMATLLVIGILYIVGFIYLAAVWQLANVVSMLEDSSGIKAMMKSNELIKGKKGLSLIITFMLSVFFFLIQFLFSMVLLRLFHVGLVWKIASGVLCLLLLCHLLLLMLVIQTVLYFVCKSYHHEIIGKSALSEQLEVYQGEHELVKATGVQQDSHV